ttttggTTATAGACTTTTGTAATTGACTCGGTatgtttataaaagcatgttttgtttgtgaatcgttgtcttgcttttctatcccgagatggttactgtcaggggatttgttattcgcttatgcatgtgcaataaaatgaaagggttggcgactcgtcctgggaagtcccaagttttaatcgaccaccgagaGATGGGCACGCGCTTGAGGATCAAGGCATGACATAGTCAATGCCACTTTAGGTGAGAATGCAGTTGACCCTCCTGATGATGTTGTGAAGGACCCAGCGCCCTCGGAGCTGTGGAGACTAAAGGATCGGTGAATGGGTCTGGCTAGCTGGTTGTAGGACAGCTTTGTTTTGAGGACCGATCTTTCGTAAACTCTTGTTTATAAACTAGTCTTATATATAAACCaaggtgtttataaaagtgttttggttgtgaattttatCCTGTGTTGGTTCTTGTCAGCGGTAATTGTTTCACTTCCACATGTGTCACGACCAAGAGGTTTCTGGAGCTAAAGGGCTGTGCCTTCTCGAGAAGGACCTCCTGCGCTCGCTTGGATTCCCAACAAGACTCCTTTGGGAACTTTTCAAGGGCGGGCGATACGGTCATTATGACAAGTTCTAGAAGTCTCTAGCCATTAATGTCGATAGTTGGTAGCTGTCATTAGTGTTGGTAGGTTTGGCAgtgcgatctcgtccgccgGAGAGAAAGATGATCTACGAATGTAATTTGAGGGCCTCTAGTATAAGAAAGGGTGCCCTtcccctcatttgtatccatcCAATCCTTTCAGTAATATCAAAGctcctttctttccaaagctCCTCTCTCTGGAAACTTCCTCTCTCTACGATCCTGGTAAAGTGAGCGAGTGTGCAatcgatcgagcaaggcttggcttaggcaaTCCAAAAGTGCTGAGTCACCACatggtcacgatcccaatcaatcggcccgtgacaagtggtattgAAGCAAAGGAGAGATCTGTTTCAAGAGATTGAGGAGCACTAACTGTTCGAGAGAATGTCGAGCCAAGAAGCTGCTATGGATGGAGAGGCCGTCCAAGTCAAGGAGACTCGTAGCCGAAAAAAGAAACGAGAAGCCTCAATGGACGCCGTAGCTACATTGGATAAGAAGCTAGTGAAGGTCCGGAGTGCCATGGTTGAGTTCATGGAAGGACTTGACGATGTGAGAAACCGCATCATGGAGGTTGAGGTCTCGCTCAGTGAAGACTTCACGACCGGCATCAACCAAGCGACGGCCCCGTTGCATGACAAGGACGAAGCCCTTGAAGCATCGATCGATGTGTTGAAGGAGCGCGTCCAGGTGATTGAGGAAGAAAGCCATGAAGGtggagatccaagagctcaagactgAGCTCGCCCTATGCAAGCTGAGCATCGCCCATGGATCGATGCCTACACAAGCGGTGCCCAAGCCTGAGGTGCCAAAACCCAAAGAGTTCAAAGGCGACCTATCCGCCAAGGAGGTGGACAACTTCATGTGGAGCATGGAGTAATACTTTGGCGCCATCAACATCCAAGACGAGTCGATCAAGTTAAGAACCGCTTTGATGTTCCTTTCCAATACCGCAATGCTTTGGTGGCGCAATGGGTGCGACAAGACAAAGCGCGACACCGATCCCATGGACACATGGGATGACTTCATGAGGGAGTTTCGAGATTATTTCTTCCCCGAGTTTGCTCAACAAGAAGCTCGTAGCAAGCTCCATCGCCTCGAACAAATGGGGCATGATCTGAGAGTACATGAAGGAGTTCACGAAACTCAAACTCCAAATCCGCAACCTTGGCGAGGAGGAGGCTCTCGGAGCGTTCATGGATGGATTGAAGCCGTGGGCACAACTTGAGCTAAAACAATGGAACATGAGTAGTCTTGCGAGAGCGCTAAGCGTGGCTAAGTCCCTCGTTGACCTcaccaaagccgaaccaaagaATCGAGCAAGAGATTAGAGGTCGGATCGATCCGAGGACGAAGGAAGAAGCACTCCCCGAGGCACGCATGAACAAGGCGGCCGAGTCAAGACAAGGGGGGAAGGAACTTCCAAGCCGTCCTTCCAAAGGGGTCGACCACAAACGGACTACACGACGAGTAAGTTCGATCAACCCCCAccttctccttgcttcatttgCAAAGGTCCACATTGGACTCAAAAGTGCCCAAAGAAGGGCAAGATCAATGCCCTCCTTGCCATCGAAGAAGTGGAGGAGGAGCCCAAAGAAAGAAGCGGCAAATCCAGCTTGGAGGTGTGAAGGTTGTCAACACCATCCAAGCTCGATCACCGTCCAAAGAAGAGGAAGCGACACCGAACACGGACATGTTCTTTGTGGAGGTCGAGGTGTGTTACCGAACGCTATACGCCTTAGTCGAAACAGGTGCATCAAACATGTTTATATCAACCGAAGTGGCAAAGGCTTTGGGACTTCGCGTGGAGCCAACCTGGAAGTCATACAAGCCCATCAACTCGGATGACTTCCATGGCGTAGGATCAACTCCCGATGTGGACGTCCGAATCGGCGGATGGAAGAGCAATTTGACATTCGGGGTAATTCCTCTCAACGATTATGATCTCATTCTGGGAATGCAGTTTTTCCATAGCATGAGGTCCATGATCGACATAAGGACCAAGTGCATCATGATCCTCGATCTGAAATGCCCAACGATGATCCCCATGATGAAAGGGGTGgtcgacaccaagaccatcgcAACAATCCAACGCCTCAACAAGAGCTTGAGGGCCGAGAAGCACATGAGCAAGCTGCCAACCAATGAGAAGCTGAAGGAAGAGTTGGATCCTACTCCAACATACGCCATGCCGATCCAAGCTCTCTTCCTCGAGATTGAGTACTCACCACGTGCCATGCCCGAGCCAAAGTTGGAGCTGAAGATGGAAGGGTGTGGTCCATCATTTGTGAGCGTCCGAGCCAAGCAAAATCAAAGGAGGAAAGCCCGTCTTGTGCCAAGAAGGTCGCCCGTCGAGCGGTGAGCGACGAGGGCATCGCTCgaatgagtgggggagaatgtcactgCCAAGAGGTTTCTGGAGCTAAAGGGCCGTGCCTTCTCGAGGAGGACCTCCTGCGCTCACTTGGATTCCCAACAAGACTCCTTCCGCAACTTTTCAAGAGCGGGTGATACAGTCATTACGACAATAATATCAAAGCTCCTTTTTTTCAGAGCCCCTCTCtagaaactttctctctctacaatccGGGTAAAGTGAGCGAGTGTGCGatcgatcgagcaaggcttggcttaggcgaTCCAAAAGTGCCTGAGTCGCTGtacggtcacgatcccaatccatcggcccgtgacacatgcgtattaaaaatgaatgggtcaacaatgcgtcctaggacgtcgcaaatttctcaaccaccgagggatgggcacgctctcgaggatcgaggcgtgacaagaATCATGAAGATTGCTTGTCATATGTTATCTTTGTTgtcaaaaagtttcaaaaaataaagTCCATTTGTCATATTTCACGAGTGTCACAAAGTTGCATGGCATTCCAAAACTCTGTTTTCCAGAGCTTACCATTGGtcatttttcaacttttataaATTCATGCGATGCAAAGTTTGAAATGTGTTCCTCGTGAAAGTTACAAAAGCATATTGTAGTTCGATTTGACactaatttcattaaatttgaaaCACCTTAGGATGTTCAAAAGAGCCTAATCAGAGTGTTGCTAATTCCGCACCTAGATTCTTCTTAAACATCTGAAAGTGTTTCataattttgatgaattttctaAAAACTTTCAAAACCTGAAAGTTGTATACAACGATCTCAGTTTTCTTTTGACATTAGTTTTGGTGGCTTCATTGTTCAAAGAACCGATCAGTGTGCCGACTTATCCGCACCCAAATTCCAgaatttattttccaagaacATCAAATTTGTTTGAAAACTCCAATAAAGTTAATGTCTTTGTTTGTTACaattcaaaacttgaaaatctCCCATTGAGGACTTGTTTGTAATTATTCAAAACTTTTGTCCTTATTTGCAAATTCTAGAAAAATTCAACTTTTTGAGTTACTTTATTTGTGTTTCATTTCACTGGCTATGTTTTCTACATACCTGGATGATTGTAATTGCTTTGAATGAATAAGTGACCCACTTTGGTTCACTTTCTTTAGATGATTGTTTGAGAACCAAGGTCTCATGGCCTAAGTGCATAAATTTCTACTCTCTTTGCATGTGATTTCTAGATGAATAATTTAGGATCGATGCATGTACATGGGGTAAGCCAAAGGAGTACACCTAGATCCAAAATTAGGAATCCTTCTATCTTGACCACTACTTATGAATGTAAGGGATGgctaaaattaatcaattactGAACATAGGATGGCTCGACATGTATAAACCTCAAGGCCGACATCAAGACCATGTTTTGTGTGATGAATTGTTTCGAGTCGTTTGAACTTGTCTAGATTAAAGTGATTgcattttattgcattttttaatgCTAATTTATCATTAGCTTAGGATTAGAATAATTGAAAGGCAATTACTAGAGAAGGTGGCCAAAAAGACTTGAAGATGGTGGAATGGTCGATGTCCAATCCAACCCCTTTATTGTACTTAAGCAAGCTGCACTTTTTCATTATAAttagtaaaaagtaaaagatgtCTTAAGAATGCTGGTTTTAAGAATGAGTGATTAACCCTTCTCCGACTCTTACTGCTCAGCCTAATTTCTATGGTTAAAGATGGAAAACTGAACCAAGAATTCTCTATTTGTATCATCTTGCAAACAGATCTGTTTATCatgaagaaattcattttcccaacatatgtcttgagttttcCATTCGATTGTATAAATACTCAAGGAGTTGCAagtttactttctttcttcttctttttttgtgcctAGAATAATTGCCTCCATTCTTTTTTGGGTCTCTATTTCTTGTATTATAATTTAGATTACTTGattgctttccttttcattaTGATGGTTAGTGTAAAATGGCACGAATGAACCATCCATATGTGACCATTTAGCATTAAGACTCAAATTTGCACAAAAATGTAAAAGGACTACATAACCACCTTAGGTAACAATACAACTCATAAGTACTGAAAGAGCATTAATAGACATcaattagcgtaacccaagtgcCCGAATCCATGAAATCTCTAGGTTTCGTGGAAATCAAGGGAAGTCTCATGACCCTTGATTGGGTTTCTAGTCGACTCCCAACAaataggttagtggcgactTTTAGATAATGTTTTTTAAGTTATCTAAGAACTTAAAATGAACCACTGTCATGCGAGGTACAGGTTTGAGAGAACTCGTGTTCTTGATTGGTAGACCTCCTGGATGAACATTAAAGATAATGTTTGTGAGCCCTCTTTATGTGATGCACCTTGAGGACTGTCACTTGAACAAGTACCTTTAAATCTATCCCTAGGAATCAAAAGCCCGGAGGAATAGGTCGCAACAGACAAGTATGGGACTTAAAGTTGATGTGCATGTCACCACATTACATGCCCGGTTTGAACTTTTGCTGTCAGCAGGTATTGAACCATGCTTTTACCATGCACATGTATTCCATTGTAGAAAACATAATATAATCAAAGTCAACGACTTGAAAAATCAAGATTATATGAACATGAGAGCAAACTTATAATAAACCAAAGATagtttattcaatatagtagCAGTCTGCATATTGCAGAACACCTCACTGTTGCTAGATAGAGATGAATATGTGTTCATCAATTATCTTACATAGGATGCATTAATTAAACACTATATCGTAAACCGGTGTTCCGTCGGGATTAAATAGTCCGAAATTTTGCTCGATGCCGGCAGGTTTCTGATTCTCATTGAACATGCCGAAGATGTAGCCTCCCAAGCTACGGTCCGGATGCTTAGGCGTCCCGGTATTGGCCAGAAACCTCTTCACAAGGTTCTGATTATAAGTTCGTGCAAGCTCAAGAGTGGTGAAGTCCCCATTTCCAGCCGAAGGCCAGCCGCTCTCTGAAATTACCAAATTCACATTGGTCACGCCTTCCTTCTCAATCGCCCAATAAAAGCTGTCGGCCATCGCATCGAGCAAGTTTGAGTAACCCAAGGAGCCATCCTGAACCACTGTGCCCGTCGCAGTGAATTGAGCGTAATCCAATCTCACTGTTGCCGGATCGGAGATGTATGCGTAGTATGGATAAATATTAATCAGCAACGGCGAGCCACTGCTcgacaaaaattttaaaatcccGACCATGTCGTCACGAGCCTTATCGGAGATTGTGGAGCTCGACGGCGGATAAGAATTCCCTAAGGAAGAACCATGGGCCACGGCGGTTACGCGTATCCCACTGTGTCCATAGTCATTAATAACCCTTTGTAGATTCTGCATCGCAGGTAGTACATACTTACCAAGATCTCCAGGGACCACTTCGTTACCAGCCGCAAGATACGTAATATTGACACTACCGATGAACGGTTGCACGTAGGTGTCGAACCATGTCTTAGCCGCATCAACGCTTGATGCTATGCTTTGTAAATCCTGATCTTTGGTGCCCAACGTGACCTCTATCCCGCTACCTCTTAGCGCAGCAAGTGCGTCAGGGTTCGGATCGAAGAGCCGCAACTTGCCGATCTTGTAGCGCTGGTAGAGTTGGACCACAGCTGCTGGAGAAGGGAGGTTGTCCCCTAGCATTCCATAGCACACGCCGACATCGAGCCGCGCCTCCATGATTGCGACTTGGTGATGAACAAGTACGAATGTCAATAGCATGGGAATGATACTGACCAATGCCATCTTTGGGATCGCTGTTACCCTACTCCAAGCACATGAAATTAATCATCAATCAGTAATCCAAAACCCTTCAAAACACAGTAACATTAGTCCGATGCTGAATGAcataaaaaacaataaaatacgAGAATTAGTTCCTTTGATCTAATAACATCGCCATTTGAGAGAACAAATATGCAAAAACTCAGAAGTTTTGGTCAAAGCGAAACTAATGATATCATGAGCCCGAATTTACCCACTATCCACCTAGCTTCTGTTGCCCGCCGCAAATCTTAGGACCTTGTCCTTGTTAAATGTATGGATGTATCctaagagaagaaaaggacacCTTGGTAGCCATATATACTAAAGTTAAGGCCATAATATATGGATTATCACTTGGAGGAAATTAGAGCCCATCCTTATCAATGATTAATTTGACATTTAAGGACAATTAAAAATGCATCTCAAACTTCGTTTTAGGCAAGAAAATCTTGAATTTCCATAGATACCTGATATTTGCAGACACTTCAACATCATTATCCAAGAATATCAATGAAGAGATAATAATTTGCAAATCAAAAGGCCACATTAATTAGAATGCTACAACAGTCTGATGCGATTTGCGAAGTGGCCTTACCTCTTTTACCATGTTTCACATTTCCATCAAGCGCAATAACATGAATTAAGTACATAACAATACTTAAATCCTTTTTTTCGTTGGAAAAATACATTATATGTTTTTGAAAACGAAAAGGCTATTTCTTATTTGAACATAGCGGTGAGGTGGAATCtgtcaattgattttcaatgatTGGATTATACGAAAAGGGTGATTATATATTGTGACATCATGAAATTTCCAAtgctgttttcaattaaatgaatcgggcatttcatcgacacgtttgtagtgctattctctgagctaatcactcatgagataactagtttatttgaggaagccattaagggattttaatgcaatagacttgggaATTTGACAAGGAATCgattactcgaccgtgctcatctgcagagatcattacaGCACAGTtgaaaatcgattagagattagGGATAGTTCGGTTCAACTGAAATGTGTGGCTAAATGTGACGTCCAgaaatttcaattctattttcaattgaataaattgggcctttcatcgacatgcctatagtgctattctctgaactgatcactcatgagataaccagactatttggggaagtcattaagggattttaacacaataaacttgagaatttgactaggaatcgactgctcgatcgtGCTAGTCTACAAGAGTCATTACGAcacagtcgaaaatctatcaaagactggagataggtcgattcgattgaggtgcgtgattaagtgtgggtgattccacctaattgcaacattttcgtcgattggcactaaaccgatttttctatcgttttggtaccctatacCTATAGTtaaaacctcaagattttcataacaaccgagagttgccaatgggTCGAAGATGTACGTTGTGACTCAAGATAAATCAATCACGTGTCAATTACACCAAAAATTCCTGAAATCTACCTAATatgttaggtcacgctaaaatcacatcaaattgaaattaatcgcgaatttgaacccgatttcagaaattgaaagttctgtcatgtcacaatttattttaagaacgtcgactcatccttcgaagaattttcggagagttcgggattttttatagaaaatcgaTACGACGTTTCggaaaagaacggaaatttggATTGGCCGAATTGATGGGAGTTTTGACTTCCATGCCGAGCTATTTGCAAAAATTATGTGGGCTTCTTCCTTGTTGAATTTGGACATTAAATTGGGAGATTTGATGAAGAATGGAAGCTCAATATTGAAGAAATATGTATGCTATTATGAGGGCTGCAATTTTGGCATTATATTGGTTTTGTGAGATTAAAATGTTGAGAAAGTAATTGGAGACATTAGAGATATGTGTGTGGGCTTTGTGGGGGACCATGCATTCAATGGAATGGATTGATTTCATTAGACTTTGGGCCCCCCTCTCAACTTCTTAAGCACGATTCTCCCCCCACCCTGCTTCTGCCAACTTCCTCTTTTGCCCATCTTCTTCTGCACGTTCGAACACCTCGGACATTCCTTCCTTTCCAGCGAATTCTTCCCCACATCTTCTGCATCACCACCAAGACTTACCCACGCGTCCGCTTCTTCCATTTACTTAGTCAACCTAGCAAAACCTCTCTACCGAATTACCCCCCTCACTACCGCGCGTCCTTCACCCTGCCAGCACATCCCTTAGTCAGCGTCTCACCGAAGTTCCTCTAGGTGCTCGTTTCATTGACCCGCAGCTCATTCGCACGCTTGCAACCCAACCCCACGTCCACATTTCTTGTTCTCCTCAAACCGAAGCTGCTCCCTCGCCATTGCTCTTCACGGAGTAGCCTCGCCCACTCGCATCCAGCAAATTCCACGATCTCAGCTAGCCCGTGTCTTCGTCCGCAATGCCTCCACCAAAGCTGAGCCATCAGCCCGCAAGAAATCCAGCCACCTTCATGGCCGTTTTCAGCCCAATCCGATCTCCGTTTGGCACCACCGCTTTAGAGCTTATCAATCGCCGTCGATGTGGGCTCACCGGCCCGTAAATCTAGTGAGTTTACcaactaaactctgcttagggagttaattatgcttagggtgTATTTATATTATGCAAAGTATTatattagtttaattaaatgtTGATTAGATTATGTGCATGATTAGATTAGTGGATGGATTAATTATTCTAATTATGtaattagattagtgtaatcttaattagacttttaattatttatttatttaaattatatattatttaattatattattttatatgtaaattaaattaattttcggaatttatttaattataaattaattgatattttccggaaattataccgagaGAGCCGTTTGTTATAATTTCGCACTGATCGCAGTAGTATGGTTAGTTTGTTCAATTGATTGTTATgtttgtgaaattgaatgatggttgtaaaatataaatattttacttagaaaataCTGAGTGTTGGGTGTGGACACCGAAAGTGCTTTTTTTTAAGTACCATTTCAGCTTAGGTAAGCAATATAGATATATAACAGTTTCAGGGAGCATTAACACCAATATAGGTCtatagcagcttcggtgagcaataaTACATTATTAGCTTCGGTGATCACTATAGATAGCAACTTTGGTGAGCAATAATTTATCTAGCAGCTCCAGTGAGCAAATTTATAcatcagctttggtgagctagaCCATCTATTTCAGCTTAGCAGAGCAGTGTTTGAATCGATTGAGTTATGGATGGTATCGATGTTGTGGAGTCGAATGAGTTGACTAATTgatggttgaattgaattgaaatgatttgatgatattatatGAATTATACTAACTTGCATGAAGGatctgaggcaaaggtaagtcctctgacttgtgcTTATACTTAGGTAGCCCTTaaggcatatttccttcctagtcgtagtttaaggggtgaacttgctgagacattatctcactagttattgtataaccatatTCATGTCCTTAGATGACGATCATGGAGAACCCAAAGCCCAGAGTCTAGGGAAGTGGAGATTGAAGGCTCGGCGAACATGTCCAGCTAGTTAGTCTTAGGACAGTTCCCCATTTTGttgagccggtcttttgtagacaaccttgttttatatataaaccttgtgtgtttataaaaaggcTTGTTCTTTATGTGAGTGATTTCCTGCTTTCCTATCACATGCTTTTGGTTGTCAgaggatttgtttcgcttccgcatgcgtattaaaaatgaatgggtcagtgaCACATCTTGGGACGTCGCATATTTATCGACCACTGAGGAATGGGCACAAGCTCGAGGAAGAAAAGGTCACCCATGCAGTATATCAGCTGCAGGGGATTGCAAATACTTGGTGGAGGGCCACCAGAGAAGAGGTATTCCCAGAAGGCATGGTTCCAGGGTGGAATGTCTTCGTTAGAGCATTCAATGGCAAGTATTTCTCCAGCTGTACCAAGGATCAAAACATAGCAGAATTTTATTGCCTTCGTCAAGGTCAAATGATTGTGGACCAGTACGAGGCGAAATTCACCGAGTTATCGCAGTATGTTCCAAGATTGATCAAGGATCCCAAGGAAAAAGCGAGGAAGTTTAGGGATGGCCTTCGATCGGAGCTGAAAAAATCCGTTGGTACCGTTTGATATAAAGAACTATAATTAGTTGTACGAACGAGCCCATCTGATTGAGAGGAATCTGAACGAACAAGCTGCCGCATCTGGGTCGTGGTTTGGTTCTAATATAGATAGTAACCAATTTGGGAAGAGGCCCATGACTAGAGGAAGATATCCTATTCCgcccaacaggaagggtggaATTGAAAAGTCAACGCCGAGTCAATATGGCGTGTGTCACTTTTGTGGAAGGCAACATGGATCAGCCCCATGCCCCTTAAGGATGGGTgcttgttttgaatgtggccagcaggTCACATGGCCAGAGATTATCCTAGAAGGCCGAGCGAACCACCACAGTTACTACCACCACCACCGTTGGGTCAGAATCGAGGATTTGCGCCGCAGATTGCACAACAAGATGGACTGAACAGACCTCTAGCTCAGAGAAGGACATATGCTATAATGAGAGAACAGGCTGAGGATGCACCTAATGTGATTACAAGTACGATCTCGTTGGATGACCATGTTGTATATGCTTTGTTTGACCCTGGCGCCACTCATTCGTTTATAActgagcaatttgttaagctAGTAGGACTAAGTCCTGAATTGTTGGAGTCGGTGGTTAGCTAatctacaccgttaaaggataaggtgttaccTGAATTAGGTTGTCATGGTTGCACGTTAGCGATTGTTGAGCGAGAGGGGAATATAgacttgatagtcctagccatgtatgactttgacctgataattggcatggactggctcatcaagcaacgagctaagctGGACTGTTATCACAAGGCGATTTAGTTTAACCCGTTAGGGggtgagagcttcgagtttgttAGGAGTCAAGGAGGACCCttgattaccttaatctcgttGCTAGaagcaacccgtttgttaggcgagggttgtcaaggttacttggcAATTGTCGTtaatacgacagttgaggagctaaaGATAGAAGATATTGCAGTAGTCCAAGAATTTCCAAACATGTTTACAAATGAATTGCCAAGCTTGCCGccagagagaaaaattgaattcGTGATTTAGTTAGCTCCCAGGGCAAAGCCaatttctaaggctccttaccggatggcgttgtttgagttgaaagaactgaatgTGCATATGGAGAAATTGTTGGATAAAATATTCAGAcctcccagtgcatcaccttggggagcaccaattctattcgtaaaaaaataaaaaaagatggtTTGTTACGTTTGAAAATAGAATATTgccaactcaatcaagtgacgatcaagaacaagtatccactgccGAAAATCaacgacttgtttgatcagttgcaaggagcttccatattttcaaagatcgacttgaggatagGATATCATCAGCTAAGGATCAAAAAGGAGGACATATCGAAGTCAACGTTTCATACTcaatacggccattatgagtttactataatgccgtttggtttgacgaacgcgccagctgctttcatggatctaatgaaccatgtgttcaaggaatatttggatcggtttgtgatcgtgttcatcaaTGATATTCTAGTATATTCGAAGAGTGACGAGGAGCATGAGAGTCATCTAAGAATGGTACTCCAGACCCTGAGGATTCATGGATTGTAcgccaagttcagcaagtgcgagttttggttaactcatgTG
The nucleotide sequence above comes from Eucalyptus grandis isolate ANBG69807.140 chromosome 2, ASM1654582v1, whole genome shotgun sequence. Encoded proteins:
- the LOC104434675 gene encoding probable glucan endo-1,3-beta-glucosidase BG4, which codes for MEARLDVGVCYGMLGDNLPSPAAVVQLYQRYKIGKLRLFDPNPDALAALRGSGIEVTLGTKDQDLQSIASSVDAAKTWFDTYVQPFIGSVNITYLAAGNEVVPGDLGKYVLPAMQNLQRVINDYGHSGIRVTAVAHGSSLGNSYPPSSSTISDKARDDMVGILKFLSSSGSPLLINIYPYYAYISDPATVRLDYAQFTATGTVVQDGSLGYSNLLDAMADSFYWAIEKEGVTNVNLVISESGWPSAGNGDFTTLELARTYNQNLVKRFLANTGTPKHPDRSLGGYIFGMFNENQKPAGIEQNFGLFNPDGTPVYDIVFN